ACACCTTCGTATGAATTTGCTATTTCTTCAAGTTTTTCTAATCTCTTGATATAAGCTTCCAGAGTTTCTCTTCTTGCACCAGGACGTGCTGCTGATATAGCATCTGCAGCTTGAACCAAGATAGCCTCAATTGATTCGTATTCAACATCTCCATGATGTGCAGCTATTGCATTAACAACTACAGAAGATTCATGATATTTTTTGGCCATTTCAGAACCTATAAGTGCATGAGGACCCTCTATTTCGTGGTCTACAGCTTTACCTATATCATGTAATAATCCACTTCTTTTAGCTAAAGTTGGATCCATACCTAATTCAGATGCCATAAGACCAGCTAAGTAAGCTACTTCCATAGAATGTTTTAAAACATTCTGTCCGTAACTTGTACGGTACTTAAGTCTTCCTAAAAGTTTCACTAACTCTTGATGTAAACCATGCACTCCTGTTTCAAAAGTAGCTTGTTCTCCTTCTTCTTTAATATCGTTTTCTACTTCTTGTTTTGCTTTTTCTACCATTTCTTCAATTCTAGCAGGATGAATTCTACCATCAATTATCAATTTTTCAAGGGCTATTCTTGCCACTTGTCTTCTAATAGGATCAAAACCAGATAAAATTACGGCTTCTGGAGTATCATCTATAATTAAATCAACACCAGTTAATGTTTCTAAGGCTCTTATATTCCTACCTTCTCTTCCTATAATTCTACCTTTCATCTCATCATTAGGTAAAGAAACCACATGAACAGTACTTTCAGCAACATGGTCGGCAGCACATCTTTGTATAGCTGTAGAAATTATTTCTTTAGCCTTTTTATCTGCTTCCTCTTTTGCCTTATTTTCCATCTCTTTAATCATTACTGCTAAATCATGTCTAATTTCTTTTTTTGTTTCTTCTAATAATAATTCTCTAGCTTCATCAGAAGATAAATTTGATAATTTTTCAAGTTCTTCTCTTTGCTTATCATAGAGCTCATCTATGCTAGCAGCCTTTTCATTGATATCCTGTTGCTTTTTATTTAAGACTTCTTCTTTATTTTCAATAGCCTCACTTTTTTTATCTAGCAACTCTTCTCTTTGAATAATTCTTCTTTCCAATCTTTGAATTTCATTACGTCTTTCTCTTGATTCTTTTTCAAAATCATTTCTAATCCTATGAACTTCCTCTTTTGCCTCTAAAATTGCTTCTTTTTTTATTGCTTCAGCATTTTTTTCACTATCTATTATGATCTTTTTAGACTTAGCTTCTGCTTCTGCAATTTTAGCTTGCGAAATATTTTTTCTAACATATATTATTACAAATATAGCAATTAAAATTGTAATAATCATTAACGGGTAAATATAAAACGGAATACCCAAAACAACACCTCCTTACTTTAGCTTTAATACAAATTTCAGCGTCATCGAAGTTTTAGAAAAGGTGTTATGTTTTCTTATATATTAATTATTTATGATATGTTAAACCAGTATTTGTATTCATTTTATATTATTTTTAAATTCATGTCAAGTTTATGCAAAAAATCCTAGAAACTTTGTATAAAAACTTTTTAATATACTATAAAGTGGTATATACTTCATAGCATTAAGCTATTTAATAAATACCACTATAATTTTTTATTTATTTTTCTTCTTTAGACTTTTCGTCTTTAGCACCTGTAACTTTTGAATCCGCTGTATTTCTTGTTTTTAAATTATGTTTTTCTCTTATTTTATTCTCTACTTCTAATAATATACTAGGATTTTCTCTTAGGAATTGTTTTACATTTTCTCTTCCTTGTCCTAATCTAGTATCATTATATGAGAACCAAGAACCACTTTTTTGAATTATTTCATTATCAACACCAACGTCTAACACATTTCCTTCAAAAGAAATTCCTGTACCGTACATTATATCGAATTCCGCTTGTTTAAATGGTGGTGCTACTTTGTTTTTAACTACTTTTACTCTAGTTCTGCTTCCTAAGAATTCATCACCTTGTTTTATTGTTTCTATTTTTCTTACATCTAATCTAACAGATGAATAGAATTTTAACGCTCTTCCTCCTGGTGTTGTTTCAGGATTTCCAAACATTATTCCAACTTTTTCTCTCAATTGATTTATGAATATAGTAGCACATTTTGATTTATTAATTGAACCTGTTAACTTTCTTAGAGCTTGAGACATAAGTCTTGCTTGAAGACCTACATGTGAGTCTCCCATTTCACCTTCAATTTCAGCTTTTGGAACTAAAGCTGCTACAGAGTCAACAACTATGACATCTATAGCACCAGATCTTACTAATGCTTCACATATTTCAAGAGCTTGTTCCCCGGTATCTGGTTGAGAAACTATTAAGTTATCTATATCTACTCCTAATGCTTTTGCATATACAGGGTCAAGGGCATGTTCTGCATCTATAAATGCTGCAGTTCCACCTGATTTTTGTGCTTCTGCGATTATATGAAGTGCTACAGTTGTTTTACCTGATGATTCAGGTCCGAATATTTCAATAATTCTTCCTCTAGGAATACCACCAATTCCTAGTGCTATATCTAAAGAAAGACTTCCAGTAGATATTGCCTCTACATTAAGAACATGTTCTTCTCCTAGCTTCATTACTGAACCTTTACCAAATTGTTTTTCTATTTGAGTTATAGCAGCTTGTAATGCTTTCATCTTTTCATTGTTCATATTAATCCCCTAAGGGCTCACTCTCCTCTCATTCCGAACGTTTGTTCTAATTGAATTATACCTTATTAATTTTTTATAGTCAAGTATATAATAATAAGTTCCTATACTATTAGTAGGAACTTATTATCAAAATTATTAGATCGATTTTTATTAATTGTTTGTACTGATTACTTTACGATTTTTCACAAAATAATCAATTCCAGATATAAGTGTTATTAATACAGCACAATATATAGCAATAATAGTAATGTATTTTAAGTAATTTTGTATATATATTAAACTAACCAATCCTAATATTATAGCAATTATTTGAATAACAGTTTTAATCTTTCCCCACCAACTTGCAGCAATTACTATACCTTCTGATGCGGCAATAGCTCTTAATCCTGTTACAGCAAATTCTCTTCCTA
This Clostridium novyi NT DNA region includes the following protein-coding sequences:
- the rny gene encoding ribonuclease Y — encoded protein: MIITILIAIFVIIYVRKNISQAKIAEAEAKSKKIIIDSEKNAEAIKKEAILEAKEEVHRIRNDFEKESRERRNEIQRLERRIIQREELLDKKSEAIENKEEVLNKKQQDINEKAASIDELYDKQREELEKLSNLSSDEARELLLEETKKEIRHDLAVMIKEMENKAKEEADKKAKEIISTAIQRCAADHVAESTVHVVSLPNDEMKGRIIGREGRNIRALETLTGVDLIIDDTPEAVILSGFDPIRRQVARIALEKLIIDGRIHPARIEEMVEKAKQEVENDIKEEGEQATFETGVHGLHQELVKLLGRLKYRTSYGQNVLKHSMEVAYLAGLMASELGMDPTLAKRSGLLHDIGKAVDHEIEGPHALIGSEMAKKYHESSVVVNAIAAHHGDVEYESIEAILVQAADAISAARPGARRETLEAYIKRLEKLEEIANSYEGVEKSYAIQAGREVRIMVKPEDIDDYGCIEMSKNIVKRIESELEYPGQIKVNIIREVRAVEYAK
- the recA gene encoding recombinase RecA; protein product: MNNEKMKALQAAITQIEKQFGKGSVMKLGEEHVLNVEAISTGSLSLDIALGIGGIPRGRIIEIFGPESSGKTTVALHIIAEAQKSGGTAAFIDAEHALDPVYAKALGVDIDNLIVSQPDTGEQALEICEALVRSGAIDVIVVDSVAALVPKAEIEGEMGDSHVGLQARLMSQALRKLTGSINKSKCATIFINQLREKVGIMFGNPETTPGGRALKFYSSVRLDVRKIETIKQGDEFLGSRTRVKVVKNKVAPPFKQAEFDIMYGTGISFEGNVLDVGVDNEIIQKSGSWFSYNDTRLGQGRENVKQFLRENPSILLEVENKIREKHNLKTRNTADSKVTGAKDEKSKEEK